The Agromyces mariniharenae genome includes a window with the following:
- a CDS encoding substrate-binding domain-containing protein, which translates to MNRTAPAAFRRRIITAGALTAAAALAFTGCASGGSASGDDASGDGPIGVSLIVKTTTNPFFVAMQDGAEAAAEELGVELTMAAGKEDGDEDTQIQAIENAISKGDAGILITPNGPAVEDALVKARDAGLYVIALDTPPADPESVDITFATDNFQAGQEIGKWTAAKLGGEKATIALIDLFDDKVVSVDYNRDQGFLDGMGIDTADPEANGDEAPTGTYSGGDYEIVGNEASQGAEDGGRTAAETLLSKNPDINVVYTINEPAAYGAYEAFKAAGKTDGLIVVSVDGGCAGIDAVKDGLIGATSQQYPVKMAELGVQAIFDLVDSGTAPEVTDGLDFYNTGVALVTDEAQDGVESIDTAEGGEICWG; encoded by the coding sequence ATGAATCGCACAGCACCTGCGGCGTTCCGTCGCCGCATCATCACGGCGGGCGCGCTGACCGCGGCCGCCGCCCTCGCCTTCACCGGATGCGCCTCGGGCGGGTCCGCGTCGGGCGACGACGCGAGCGGCGACGGTCCGATCGGCGTCTCGCTCATCGTCAAGACGACCACCAACCCCTTCTTCGTCGCGATGCAGGACGGCGCCGAGGCGGCCGCCGAGGAACTGGGTGTCGAGCTCACGATGGCGGCCGGCAAGGAGGACGGTGACGAGGACACCCAGATCCAGGCGATCGAGAACGCCATCTCGAAGGGTGACGCCGGCATCCTCATCACGCCGAACGGTCCCGCGGTCGAGGACGCGCTCGTGAAGGCCCGCGACGCCGGGCTCTACGTCATCGCGCTCGACACCCCGCCGGCCGACCCCGAGTCGGTCGACATCACGTTCGCGACCGACAACTTCCAGGCCGGCCAGGAGATCGGCAAGTGGACCGCGGCGAAGCTCGGCGGCGAGAAGGCCACGATCGCCCTCATCGACCTCTTCGACGACAAGGTCGTCTCGGTGGACTACAACCGCGACCAGGGCTTCCTCGACGGCATGGGCATCGACACCGCCGATCCCGAGGCGAACGGCGACGAGGCACCGACCGGCACGTACAGCGGCGGCGACTACGAGATCGTCGGCAACGAGGCCTCCCAGGGCGCCGAGGACGGCGGCCGTACCGCGGCGGAGACGCTCCTGTCGAAGAACCCCGACATCAACGTCGTCTACACGATCAACGAGCCCGCGGCCTACGGCGCGTACGAGGCGTTCAAGGCGGCCGGCAAGACCGACGGGCTCATCGTGGTCTCGGTCGACGGCGGCTGCGCCGGCATCGACGCCGTGAAGGACGGCCTCATCGGCGCGACCAGCCAGCAGTATCCGGTGAAGATGGCCGAGCTCGGCGTGCAGGCGATCTTCGACCTCGTCGACTCCGGCACGGCGCCCGAGGTCACCGACGGCCTCGACTTCTACAACACCGGCGTCGCGCTCGTCACCGACGAGGCCCAGGACGGCGTCGAGTCGATCGACACCGCGGAGGGCGGCGAGATCTGCTGGGGCTGA
- a CDS encoding LacI family DNA-binding transcriptional regulator: MRHVAALAGVGVKTVSRVINGEPNVSAATIAKVTAAARTLDYQPDLHAGNLRRADGRTRTLGLLVGSVDNPFAGAVHRAVEDVALSHGVAVFASSLDDDPDREQEAVHAFLRRRVDGLILTTVSQSQAYLAPELRRGTPVVFVDREPAGITSDAVVSDNAEGAALATRHLLERGHRRLAYLGDRPVIQTARERRRGFLEELGRAGVATRDVPVLEGLHDEESARAATIALFDSPNPPTAIFSSQNLVTIGVIHALRELGRHHDTALVGFDDVPLGDLLEPGLTVVAQDPQEIGRIAAERVFARLDGDHSPAARTIVPTRLIERGSGELPPRQGG; the protein is encoded by the coding sequence ATGCGGCACGTCGCCGCCCTCGCCGGCGTCGGGGTCAAGACCGTCTCTCGAGTGATCAACGGCGAGCCCAACGTCTCGGCGGCCACGATCGCGAAGGTCACGGCGGCCGCGCGCACGCTCGACTACCAGCCCGACCTGCACGCGGGGAACCTCCGCCGCGCCGATGGACGGACTCGGACATTGGGGCTCCTCGTCGGCAGCGTCGACAACCCGTTCGCGGGCGCCGTCCACCGCGCCGTCGAGGACGTCGCGCTCTCGCACGGGGTCGCGGTCTTCGCCTCGAGCCTCGACGACGACCCCGACCGCGAGCAGGAGGCCGTCCACGCGTTCCTGCGACGCCGGGTCGACGGGCTCATCCTCACGACCGTGTCCCAGAGCCAGGCCTACCTCGCGCCCGAGCTGCGGCGCGGCACCCCGGTCGTGTTCGTCGACCGCGAGCCCGCCGGCATCACGTCCGACGCGGTGGTCAGCGACAACGCCGAGGGAGCCGCGCTCGCCACCCGCCACCTCCTCGAGCGCGGCCATCGGCGGCTCGCCTACCTCGGCGACCGTCCCGTCATCCAGACCGCACGCGAGCGGCGGCGGGGGTTCCTCGAGGAGCTCGGCCGCGCAGGGGTCGCGACGCGCGACGTGCCGGTGCTCGAAGGACTCCATGACGAGGAGTCCGCACGTGCGGCCACGATCGCGCTCTTCGACTCGCCGAATCCGCCGACGGCGATCTTCAGCAGCCAGAACCTCGTCACGATCGGCGTCATCCACGCCCTTCGCGAGCTCGGCCGGCACCACGACACCGCGCTCGTCGGCTTCGACGACGTGCCGCTCGGCGACCTGCTCGAGCCCGGCCTCACCGTCGTCGCACAGGATCCGCAGGAGATCGGGCGCATCGCGGCCGAGCGGGTCTTCGCCCGGCTCGACGGCGACCACTCGCCCGCGGCGCGTACGATCGTGCCGACCCGACTGATCGAGCGCGGCTCCGGTGAACTCCCGCCGCGCCAGGGAGGCTGA
- a CDS encoding DUF4062 domain-containing protein, protein MSGSAPEAQIRTPDQRLRVFVSSTLKELEPERKVARTAIERLRLAPVMFELGARPHPPQQLYRAYLEQSDVFVGIYWQHYGWIAPDEEISGLEDEYRLAPRDMPKLIYIKQPAEREERLAELLGRIRDDDTASYTPFSTAEELADLVEADLATLLAERFDASRGPVAAHEPLEAVDPVEHLPVPYTEAVGREQDVATLLGWLADDARRIITLVGPGGIGKSRLAIEVAHNAGDPFDRVTFVLLEHLREPGDVLPAIARELGVRDTSGRPLSEQLGVARAGRRDLIVLDSFEQVLGAAPQLVQLLNDLPDASFLVTSRARLRVRGERVFDVAPLVVPPDPTRASFEAIRDASAVRLFVDRARAADPRFELTPDNAEGIARICRALEGVPLAIELAAARIRALTPSAMLGRLDRMLPLLVTGARDIPERQRTIESTVAWSLDLLSDEAQRLFARLGVFAGDFSLDAIEAVTHGEPWAEDLLGTLLELVDGSLVRQHDDHGVPLFSMLVPVREIAAGRFEREPGATKARRAFGDHYLRLAAEIGPQLQGSAQAGGLARIEAERDNLRAAAHYLIGIGAVDQVADAVWRLFLYWWIRSQLPEAKVWMDEILRTGLPLRTRTRAIALGLSSWVSLSQPGSNVDLGPIEWSVALFHSVSDVVGEGCALTVLSIASTKLSPPDLERAEKLQRRALELVTASDQPVFEAMFRLNLGALTTLRGDHDGAIELFDGVLDDARRMGDVFVESLALANGGWARLGRGEPRPDLFARHLELSLQLGNEDGVGIGLEGLAACAAAVGDIERAGLLLGASETVRLRTGLVDQRPDLTYRPIVDRVLGSDRADEFETARARGRRMTRRTVLDLVLDPAGTAVP, encoded by the coding sequence ATGAGCGGCAGCGCTCCCGAGGCCCAGATCCGCACGCCCGACCAGCGGCTGCGGGTCTTCGTGAGCTCGACGCTGAAGGAGCTCGAGCCCGAGCGCAAGGTCGCACGCACCGCGATCGAGCGACTGCGCCTCGCACCCGTGATGTTCGAGCTGGGCGCGCGCCCGCACCCGCCCCAGCAGCTCTACCGGGCGTATCTGGAGCAGAGCGACGTCTTCGTCGGCATCTACTGGCAGCACTACGGGTGGATCGCGCCCGACGAGGAGATCTCGGGCCTGGAGGACGAGTACCGGCTCGCGCCGCGGGACATGCCGAAGCTCATCTACATCAAGCAGCCCGCCGAGCGCGAGGAGCGCCTCGCCGAGCTGCTCGGCCGGATCCGCGACGACGACACCGCGTCGTACACGCCGTTCTCGACCGCCGAGGAGCTCGCCGACCTCGTGGAGGCCGACCTCGCCACCCTGCTCGCCGAGCGCTTCGACGCCTCGCGCGGGCCCGTCGCGGCGCACGAGCCGCTCGAGGCCGTGGACCCGGTGGAGCACCTGCCGGTCCCCTACACCGAGGCGGTCGGCCGGGAACAGGATGTCGCGACGCTCCTCGGCTGGCTCGCCGACGACGCGCGGCGCATCATCACGCTCGTCGGCCCTGGCGGCATCGGCAAGAGCCGGCTGGCGATCGAGGTCGCCCACAACGCGGGCGACCCGTTCGACCGCGTGACGTTCGTGCTGCTCGAGCACCTGCGCGAGCCGGGCGACGTGCTCCCCGCCATCGCGCGCGAGCTCGGCGTGCGCGACACGTCCGGCCGTCCCCTGAGCGAGCAGCTCGGGGTCGCGCGCGCGGGGCGCCGCGACCTCATCGTGCTCGACAGCTTCGAGCAGGTGCTCGGCGCGGCGCCGCAGCTCGTGCAGCTCCTGAACGACCTGCCCGACGCGTCGTTCCTCGTCACGAGCCGTGCCCGGCTCCGCGTGCGCGGCGAGCGCGTGTTCGACGTGGCGCCGCTCGTCGTGCCGCCCGATCCGACCCGCGCCTCGTTCGAGGCGATCAGGGACGCGTCGGCGGTCCGGCTCTTCGTGGACCGCGCGCGTGCGGCGGATCCGCGCTTCGAGCTGACGCCCGACAACGCCGAGGGCATCGCGCGCATCTGCCGCGCACTCGAGGGGGTGCCGCTGGCGATCGAGCTCGCCGCCGCGCGCATCCGGGCGCTCACGCCGTCGGCGATGCTCGGACGGCTCGACCGGATGCTGCCGCTGCTCGTCACGGGCGCGCGCGACATACCCGAACGGCAGCGCACGATCGAATCGACGGTCGCCTGGAGCCTCGACCTGCTGAGCGACGAGGCGCAACGGCTCTTCGCGCGGCTCGGGGTGTTCGCCGGCGACTTCAGCCTCGACGCCATCGAGGCGGTGACGCATGGCGAGCCGTGGGCCGAGGACCTGCTCGGCACGCTGCTGGAGCTCGTCGACGGCAGCCTCGTGCGGCAGCACGACGATCACGGCGTTCCGCTGTTCTCGATGCTCGTCCCGGTGCGCGAGATCGCCGCCGGGCGGTTCGAGCGCGAACCGGGCGCGACGAAGGCGCGACGTGCCTTCGGCGATCACTACCTCCGACTCGCGGCCGAGATCGGGCCGCAGCTGCAGGGCTCCGCGCAGGCCGGCGGCCTCGCCCGCATCGAGGCCGAGCGCGACAACCTGCGCGCGGCAGCGCACTACCTCATCGGCATCGGCGCGGTCGACCAGGTCGCCGACGCCGTCTGGCGACTCTTCCTCTACTGGTGGATCCGCAGCCAGCTGCCCGAGGCGAAGGTGTGGATGGACGAGATCCTCCGGACGGGCCTCCCGTTGCGCACGCGCACGCGGGCCATCGCGCTCGGACTCTCGTCGTGGGTCTCGCTGTCCCAGCCGGGATCGAACGTCGACCTCGGTCCGATCGAGTGGAGCGTCGCCCTGTTCCACTCCGTCAGCGACGTGGTGGGCGAGGGCTGCGCGCTCACGGTGCTGAGCATCGCCTCGACGAAGCTGTCGCCGCCCGACCTCGAGCGGGCCGAGAAGCTCCAGCGCCGGGCGCTCGAGCTCGTCACGGCGTCCGACCAGCCCGTGTTCGAGGCGATGTTCCGCCTCAACCTGGGTGCCCTCACGACCCTGCGCGGCGACCATGACGGCGCGATCGAGCTCTTCGACGGCGTGCTCGACGACGCGCGCCGCATGGGCGACGTGTTCGTGGAGAGCCTCGCACTGGCGAACGGCGGCTGGGCGCGCCTCGGTCGCGGCGAACCCCGCCCCGACCTGTTCGCCAGGCACCTCGAGCTGTCGCTGCAGCTCGGCAACGAGGACGGCGTGGGCATCGGGCTCGAGGGGCTGGCCGCCTGCGCCGCGGCGGTCGGCGACATCGAGCGCGCCGGCCTGCTGCTCGGCGCCAGCGAGACCGTGCGCCTGCGCACCGGCCTCGTCGACCAGCGACCCGACCTCACGTACCGGCCGATCGTCGACCGGGTGCTCGGGTCCGACCGGGCCGACGAGTTCGAGACCGCACGCGCCCGAGGCCGCCGGATGACGCGGCGGACGGTGCTCGACCTCGTGCTCGATCCGGCCGGAACGGCGGTGCCGTGA
- a CDS encoding GNAT family N-acetyltransferase: MDAHIRRAQVADAPGIARVHWDSHQTTYVLPGRVARDKVEAWTMRIRISTWTANLAIANDVYPAPEGFHRMEIWVAEVDGEVVGWANTSAGRDADGPRDLELEGLYVLDAHHGTGVGQALVDAALGGRPAYLWVLADNPRARAFYRRNGFEPDGSEKFDDEWQVTEVRLVR, translated from the coding sequence ATGGACGCGCACATCCGCCGGGCACAGGTCGCGGATGCCCCGGGCATCGCGCGCGTGCACTGGGACAGCCACCAGACGACCTACGTGCTGCCCGGCCGGGTCGCACGCGACAAGGTCGAGGCGTGGACCATGCGGATCCGCATCTCGACCTGGACCGCGAACCTCGCCATCGCGAACGACGTGTACCCGGCGCCCGAGGGGTTCCACCGCATGGAGATCTGGGTGGCCGAGGTCGACGGCGAGGTCGTGGGCTGGGCCAACACGAGCGCCGGCCGCGATGCCGACGGCCCGCGCGATCTCGAGCTCGAGGGGCTCTACGTGCTCGACGCGCACCACGGCACGGGGGTCGGGCAGGCCCTCGTCGACGCGGCGCTCGGCGGCCGGCCGGCGTACCTCTGGGTGCTCGCCGACAACCCGCGAGCCCGCGCGTTCTACCGGCGCAACGGCTTCGAGCCCGACGGCTCCGAGAAGTTCGACGACGAGTGGCAGGTCACCGAGGTGCGCCTCGTGCGCTGA
- a CDS encoding carbohydrate kinase family protein has protein sequence MTDPTPSPRRVAVVGDALIDELRDEHGSREFVGGAALNVAVGLALLGEDVTLVAMLGDDEPADRIRAFLHDYGVRLVESPSPYGTSRAVSDRSEGGEPRYEFNEAAKRRALRFDDATHAALDEADLVVVSCYPFDDDAQVASLVAAIERPGERLIVDGNPRSGMMADRERFLANFEDVAARSLLVKVGDEDAELLLDDTLDAFVERLRRAGGAGGGDGASGDGAGRAGGAGAAGGAGAVLATAGRHGATVHAGDDVVHADIVPLPGPVVDTMGAGDATLSAIVHHVATQGVPETTDAWAATLREAMTIAAATVRHEGALLRVPAHETIYPS, from the coding sequence ATGACCGACCCGACACCTTCGCCGAGGCGGGTCGCCGTCGTCGGCGACGCCCTGATCGACGAGCTCCGCGACGAGCACGGCTCCCGCGAGTTCGTCGGCGGCGCCGCGCTCAACGTCGCCGTCGGCCTCGCCCTGCTCGGCGAGGACGTGACGCTCGTCGCGATGCTCGGCGACGACGAGCCCGCCGACCGCATCCGCGCCTTCCTCCACGACTACGGCGTCCGCCTCGTCGAGAGCCCCTCGCCGTACGGCACGTCGCGCGCCGTCTCCGACCGCAGCGAGGGCGGCGAGCCGCGCTACGAGTTCAACGAGGCGGCCAAGCGTCGCGCCCTGCGCTTCGACGACGCCACTCATGCCGCGCTCGACGAGGCCGACCTCGTGGTCGTGAGCTGCTACCCGTTCGACGACGACGCGCAGGTCGCGTCGCTCGTCGCGGCCATCGAGCGCCCGGGCGAGCGCCTCATCGTCGACGGCAACCCCCGCTCGGGCATGATGGCCGACCGCGAGCGGTTCCTCGCCAACTTCGAGGACGTCGCGGCCCGGTCGCTGCTCGTGAAGGTGGGCGACGAGGACGCGGAGCTGCTCCTCGACGACACGCTCGACGCGTTCGTCGAGCGACTCCGCCGAGCCGGCGGCGCGGGCGGGGGCGACGGCGCGAGCGGGGACGGAGCGGGCCGCGCGGGCGGCGCGGGCGCGGCGGGCGGCGCGGGCGCGGTCCTCGCCACCGCGGGTCGGCACGGCGCCACCGTGCACGCCGGCGACGACGTCGTGCACGCGGACATCGTCCCCCTGCCCGGTCCGGTCGTCGACACCATGGGCGCCGGCGATGCGACGCTGTCGGCGATCGTGCACCATGTCGCGACGCAGGGCGTGCCCGAGACGACGGATGCCTGGGCGGCCACCCTTCGCGAGGCGATGACGATCGCGGCGGCCACGGTGCGCCACGAGGGGGCGCTGCTGCGCGTTCCGGCGCACGAGACGATCTACCCGAGCTGA
- a CDS encoding glycoside hydrolase family 32 protein has translation MTTKSRWRATVAAAAVAVLALGVAGAMPAMADDGPDPASEQYRPYLHFSPERNWMNDPNGLVHEDGTWHLFFQHNPYGTRWGNMSWGHATSTDLVHWEEQPIAIPQGFDGEGRAIEDIFSGSVVVDEQNTSGFGTTEDPPMVAIYTSAYTPAHPTLAGRQAQSLAYSTDHGLTWTKYAANPVLDRGSSNFRDPKVFRYTDPATGESYWVMVAVEAVQYKVVLYRSDDLKTWTHLSDFGPANATGGIWECPDLFPLAVDGDPANTRWVLVVNLNPGSVAGGSGGQYFVGDFDGTTFTSESTVPDAALPAGEVFAGFDDGTYEGWSVENEPGNWKNGPWTDAPAAGTLAGQNPVSGFIGAGLVNGFTDGDWPVGSMESPTFTIDRTFVNLLVGGGNHPRVEGTQLGNEPPAGRLLFDGFELPDGTTLADSGWRITGDFATEPWRNPSTAGGDYYLGAKRINTWEGGPKGDDNLGDLTSPSFTIQPGEDHLSFLVGGGKRIDGTLETRLLVDGEVVRTATGPEAGQLNWQSWDVSEFAGRDASFQVHDDATGGWGHLTVDHLVLGAEPAQVRSDETSVSLVVDGEVVRTATGRNSENLDWVSWDVADYAGREASVRIVDNNRFGWGHVLVDQVMFADAPAAPRIEGYDWLDWGRDYYATVSFANAPDGRRVMLGWMNDWDYANDIPTGTWRSAMALPRDVSLVTTERGPRLVQQVVPEFAQLEQRDLAWTDAARPIAPGSEVLPVSGDVVRIDAVLRPGDAEAVGISVLGDDETATWIGYDAASGRLFVDRRDSGNTGFHPAFASLDDAPVPLVDGRIAITAYVDRASVEVFTADGRTTITDQVFPNAGADAIGLWAEGAGAALESLTVTPLHGAMYREAGVDGATTTPPAAEVTALTGPKHGPDADGDYVVKVKVGKGQPTTVVRLVEDGSVVGRVYRSASSDRVVEFPITDAAPGEHRYAVELENSAGTTDGATLVVRVAG, from the coding sequence ATGACCACGAAATCACGTTGGCGCGCGACGGTGGCGGCGGCAGCCGTCGCGGTGCTCGCGCTGGGCGTGGCGGGCGCCATGCCCGCCATGGCCGACGACGGACCTGACCCGGCGAGCGAGCAGTACCGGCCGTACCTGCACTTCTCGCCGGAGCGCAACTGGATGAACGACCCGAACGGCCTCGTGCACGAGGACGGCACGTGGCACCTGTTCTTCCAGCACAACCCCTACGGCACCCGCTGGGGGAACATGAGCTGGGGCCACGCGACGAGCACCGACCTGGTGCACTGGGAGGAGCAGCCGATCGCGATCCCGCAGGGATTCGACGGCGAGGGTCGCGCCATCGAGGACATCTTCTCGGGCTCGGTCGTAGTCGACGAGCAGAACACGAGCGGCTTCGGCACGACCGAGGATCCGCCGATGGTCGCGATCTACACGAGCGCGTACACCCCGGCGCACCCGACGCTCGCCGGACGGCAGGCGCAGTCGCTCGCCTACAGCACCGACCACGGCCTGACCTGGACGAAGTACGCGGCCAACCCCGTGCTCGACCGGGGCTCGTCGAACTTCCGCGACCCGAAGGTGTTCCGCTACACCGACCCCGCGACGGGCGAGTCCTATTGGGTCATGGTCGCGGTCGAGGCGGTGCAGTACAAGGTCGTGCTCTACCGCAGCGACGACCTGAAGACCTGGACCCACCTCAGCGACTTCGGCCCGGCCAACGCGACCGGCGGCATCTGGGAGTGCCCCGACCTGTTCCCCCTCGCGGTCGACGGCGATCCCGCGAACACCAGGTGGGTGCTCGTGGTGAACCTCAACCCGGGCTCCGTCGCCGGCGGCTCGGGCGGGCAGTACTTCGTCGGCGACTTCGACGGCACGACCTTCACGTCCGAGAGCACGGTGCCGGATGCCGCACTGCCGGCCGGCGAGGTGTTCGCCGGGTTCGACGACGGGACGTACGAGGGGTGGTCGGTCGAGAACGAGCCGGGCAACTGGAAGAACGGACCGTGGACGGATGCCCCGGCCGCCGGCACGCTCGCGGGCCAGAACCCGGTCTCGGGCTTCATCGGGGCCGGCCTCGTCAACGGCTTCACCGACGGCGACTGGCCCGTCGGCTCCATGGAGTCGCCGACCTTCACGATCGACCGGACCTTCGTGAACCTGCTCGTGGGCGGCGGGAACCACCCGCGCGTCGAGGGCACGCAGCTCGGCAACGAGCCGCCCGCCGGACGGCTGCTGTTCGACGGGTTCGAGCTGCCCGACGGCACGACCCTCGCCGACTCGGGGTGGCGGATCACGGGCGACTTCGCGACCGAGCCGTGGCGCAATCCGTCGACCGCGGGCGGCGACTACTACCTCGGCGCGAAGCGGATCAACACGTGGGAGGGCGGCCCGAAGGGCGACGACAACCTCGGCGACCTCACCTCGCCGTCGTTCACGATCCAGCCGGGCGAGGACCACCTCTCGTTCCTCGTCGGCGGCGGCAAGCGGATCGACGGCACGCTGGAAACGCGCCTCCTCGTCGACGGCGAGGTCGTGCGCACCGCCACCGGCCCCGAGGCGGGCCAGCTCAACTGGCAGTCGTGGGACGTGTCGGAGTTCGCCGGCCGCGACGCGAGCTTCCAGGTGCACGACGACGCGACGGGCGGCTGGGGCCATCTGACCGTCGACCACCTGGTGCTCGGCGCCGAGCCGGCGCAGGTGCGGTCCGACGAGACGAGCGTCAGCCTCGTCGTCGACGGCGAGGTCGTGCGCACGGCGACCGGGCGCAACAGCGAGAACCTCGACTGGGTGAGCTGGGACGTCGCGGACTACGCCGGCCGCGAGGCATCCGTGCGCATCGTCGACAACAACCGGTTCGGCTGGGGCCACGTGCTCGTCGACCAGGTGATGTTCGCGGATGCCCCGGCCGCGCCGCGCATCGAGGGCTACGACTGGCTCGACTGGGGCCGCGACTACTACGCCACCGTGTCGTTCGCGAACGCGCCCGACGGACGCCGGGTGATGCTCGGCTGGATGAACGACTGGGACTACGCGAACGACATCCCGACGGGCACCTGGCGGAGCGCCATGGCCCTGCCGCGCGACGTCTCGCTCGTGACGACCGAACGCGGCCCGCGGCTCGTGCAGCAGGTCGTGCCGGAGTTCGCGCAGCTCGAGCAGCGCGATCTCGCCTGGACGGATGCCGCGCGGCCCATCGCGCCGGGATCCGAGGTGCTGCCCGTCTCGGGTGACGTCGTGCGCATCGACGCCGTGCTCAGGCCGGGCGACGCGGAGGCGGTGGGGATCAGCGTGCTCGGCGACGACGAGACCGCGACGTGGATCGGCTACGACGCGGCATCCGGTCGCCTGTTCGTCGACCGCCGCGACTCGGGGAACACGGGCTTCCACCCGGCGTTCGCGTCGCTCGACGACGCGCCGGTGCCGCTCGTCGACGGCCGGATCGCGATCACCGCCTACGTGGACCGCGCCTCGGTGGAGGTGTTCACCGCCGACGGGCGCACGACGATCACCGACCAGGTGTTCCCGAACGCCGGGGCCGATGCGATCGGACTCTGGGCGGAAGGCGCGGGAGCCGCGCTCGAGTCGCTCACCGTGACGCCGCTGCATGGCGCGATGTACCGGGAGGCGGGCGTGGACGGGGCCACCACGACGCCGCCCGCCGCGGAGGTGACGGCCCTCACCGGCCCGAAGCACGGGCCGGACGCCGACGGCGACTACGTCGTGAAGGTCAAGGTCGGCAAGGGCCAGCCCACCACCGTCGTGCGGCTCGTCGAGGACGGCTCGGTCGTCGGCCGGGTGTACCGCTCGGCGTCGTCCGATCGGGTCGTCGAATTCCCGATCACGGATGCCGCGCCGGGCGAGCACCGGTACGCGGTCGAGCTGGAGAACTCGGCCGGCACCACCGACGGGGCGACCCTCGTCGTGCGCGTCGCCGGCTGA